Sequence from the Rutidosis leptorrhynchoides isolate AG116_Rl617_1_P2 chromosome 3, CSIRO_AGI_Rlap_v1, whole genome shotgun sequence genome:
TCAAAGTGTCCATTTTTTACTTAATCATTTTTTTATTGGTCCATATCATATTTTCTCTCAACACCAAACCACTCATCCACTTTATCAATTTCAAAGTCTTTTCTAAGCACTGAAATGGACATCGAAATACACTGTCACGACACCTCGTGCTCTAATTAAAAGCCAAAAGCATTCTAAAACCTTGTACTTAAGAGGTCGTTACATTATTAGTAGGTGGTTTGTATGTTCCAGTTAATGTAAATTCTAGTGTAGTTATTTAACTTTATTTTGTTTCAGTAGTATTttcgttatttatttatttatttattttgtttatagagcctttttttttttgtttcgttGATTTGCTTTGATTTTAGTTGTTGTGTTCACCCCGTTATATCTTGTTTTAATTTTTCATTTATTGATAGAAATttccttttttatttatttatgtaatgtAACTTTTGAAGTTTAGATATGGTCATTATCTTTTTATCATTTGATGGGGAAGACTATGGAATTCGAAAAAATCAAGTAGTGGTGATGTAAATCAAAAGGATTATTTTCAATAATTTAACCAGTTAAATTATATTTATGCATACGtacataatataataaatatataacaataCACCAACACTTAATAATAAATGGATTATAATTTTTACACAATTAATTTTTCTCCATACAAAATTAAATTAAACATGTATTAATTATTGTAtattacaacacattaatatatgttggttacataaaaataaaaaatggttgTGTATAGATCGATCCTCAAAAGACCTAATGGTGTTATGATTGATCCCTAACAAACTTAATAACGTTATCAACAATGTATTAAAAGGTTGTATAATAGAAACACTGATCATGCATATTTCAACcgcggggtttaatatgcctgctcaatacataagggggggggggggggggggggtttaaggatcttagaacgtggctctccggtccggctaccgtgaataaccctggccgacatgatgatgtcggcggggtggccaagtgattaagtccacctccgataacggtcgtcgatcaagaggccccaaataaggtcgtaggtactagcttacaaaagactaacctgttaaccttgaagagatgttgaatgatgttgttttacgtaatgtgtatcgtatgcgatggttacgtaatgtgctgtgtccggtaaatgatgattagggtttgtatttataggcaaaccctaattctagaaccgtcccagatcacgttaatcgtatccataactgactcccccaaatcacggatataattatggaaaagatatttacttgacagctaagcaaccgccgtaccgggaacaaaggcattcgcacgccgcataccgcacacaagaacacgcatacgcacaatagtgattgtccgcatactCTTGAGGTGCGCCTGCGGgtggcggtatcattatgtccccccagtttgatgttatatggcgcgaggcgtatgatatcaaactattaagcgaaagaaaaaacaagaaaacggctagcatttaatattccgcgtgcgcctcgatgccattaaatgcctgtcacaatcgcagaagcccattcggcggacatgacataaagtggcagtgtgtcaggcgcgtgccaaccacgcgcgtacatgtaatcatacccaactggcatccacgcgcataaATAAAGTGCTGTCCGTCGATTGcttaacacgtgtacagccacgatcacaccactccatccaatcttccctataaataccccattttgcagctcatttccactttcctgcttcaagcttcctcgttacgctgccaatttgaattccgatcaaaaatcgaacattccggccaccatttaaaggttagtttcatccgattactcctagaaaatgactaaagctaacgagacgtatgtagatagcgtagagtctgttatagagcagaagcacatagattacttagtgaaacagtatcctcccttagccaagtacaatctggtgccccctttgtccaatcagcgagcccacgagccaccggagaaaaaggtggctatttacgaacatgcttttaagcatggcaactttagggttcctcccactgatttcttcctgggcgtgctagatcactttaaggtcggattaggtcagttacacccttacgctataggaaaaatagtcttgttcgagatgtggtgcgttgcactcaagaaagtgcccctggtgaaggtgttttgccatttataccgactagcccaccaccacaaatcgtggttcaccttcttcgctcgtCAAAACTTCACTAAGACCCCAAAATTGAATGCGGGGAATTGGAAAGAGACATTCTTTTTCGTCGACCAAACTGTGGTGAGTGCAAACTTCCCGCAAACGCTGATATGGTtcgagaaggtggagaaggatgaaacaagacccccgccctggatgaggatgaaaggaaactattagcggagtgtgcaaacgcacagctagtgcatcgatcatatgggaacgtaatgctgcggctagggaagatatccgcacactggccatgggaggatgtgcgcccagccatagtcggaccggatggaaagggtaggaatagtataatcgcgtactaaactgtttttgtatgtatattatctaacgcatgcgcgtatctttgcagaaatgaggatgaagaaggtgctgactgcggaagagattgcgggaatctccttccgcaagcaagaTGTGAACGTACAGCTAGAGCAGGAGAAAGCTAGCGAAAACGTGGAGCAATCGCCGGCGGCATCTGGCAACAAACGCAAAGCAGCTGAGACCTCTGCGGctcagcagaagaagaagaagatgactcccaaacaaagggaggacatgcggaacgatAACTTTATTCCAATCGAGCCACGCTCCGCAGAACTACTTCCCCCCATTACTGGTAAGCGTCCATTCCTTGCGCCTTTACCGCATACTAAAGTTCACGTTATAACTATTTACTGATATGtagagcatgtggaggagacgcagccgtccaccccgcgggtcaacccagatctccaagctaccgccacatcaaaggataagacaatacacgtggattccgattccacaccaactcctccgcaaggtagcttccgcgttgccaacctcagccaactcacacagtcttctgcgaaaaatgccgcagagcagtctgcgTTCCTGTAGCAAATCTTTCCGGACGaattccgcgagcaactggccgctCTACCGTTTAACCAGGCGCACAATGCCTTCATTCAAAATGGCCTTGTATTTTTcggcatgtttgcggatcaggcccgccgctcttccagcatataccagctagctttgcgcaaagaggtagagctaggactactgcaggcgggtgtagatcaggtcaagaaggatagggatgctgctgaggaggcgcgtaaggcggttgagtcgaccgcgaatgaaaccaaagccgcgctgattgaggaaataaaaaagagccgtgagctggttggtgcggttgagcaggcgaagggggatgcagaacgtttgcggtcggagcttgagaaagttacgagggaaagggatgacgcggtaaccaaccgcgagctggcagaggcggatctAGCAAAGCTGCGCACCACACTccctaccattgcgcaaaaggtgatggactcagagcctgtgtccgacaagttcaatgcctacgttgatgcggtcagggaccatgaaatcaacaaggctgtgcaggaggtaatccaagcttgcggtctaacaccgccgttccccgacatcgttcaaaagaagctaaaagagggaacggctgtagcgttaatggaggcggaagaagccatcaagtccatccctatccccctaatcaatgcattcgctgcggacccgaacatgtcgatcgatgggtttttaaaggaggattattagtgttggattgcggcgtaagtcctatgcttaggcaggtatttgtatttttgcagccctaagtcccgtgttgggcaggcgttacaaacaattacctcttatgtaacaacttaatttgatgtatatatattcctgatatgcatgcgtagtgtgtttatttgtttatatatcgcgaatcaaaacaaaatgtgaaccgcatgcccatgcgcatagttaaccaaaactcatgcgtatgcgggtattactgcgtaaaataaaccaatactttaacaattaccctttaataatttagactcgaaagctactgcgttatcgctttgtcatgtactagaggtgcactatagctgtatagtaagcaacgcaactaaaaagaagcaatgtttttatgctttgagttcctcaagcaaaccaatgcgagagtaattacgcacaagcataccaatgcttgtaattttttaagtcaactttgcagccatctagtctgcgtggcgcttggctaggggaaaaccaattccctttgcctgtCGTTatcgtctagccttgtaaccaaacaggcttctaccgcacgggggctagaggacaccccttaagtaggcaggaaccgcatacaaaaaagatttaaacaacaaaagtatgcgcgagtaaatatttaattggcattaatcacaattacaaccgcgacacatccaaacggacggaaaatacatagaaaaaataatgtgctacaataaactggagtgatcaggtccacctagctacatataacattttttcaataacgtcgcatgccaagtgcgtttcacaggttttccatctaatgtctcgagatggtacgccccggtattgtttgccttcgctaccctgtatggaccttcccaacgggggcccagtttcccagtatcctctacatgacttgcgtcgttctgacgccaaaccaagtcaccgcacttgtaagagcgcgaacgcacacgctgattatagtactttgcaattttttgcttgttatttgcttcgttaacagccgcagaaagtctgcgctcttccagcaaattaagattttcccgcaaagcttcagagttattttgctcatcaaaattttgtatgagGAACGtcggtaccccaatttctgcgggtacaacagcttcagatccatagaccaaactgaacggggtctcaccagtgcttgctttgggtgttgttctatgcgcccataaaaccttcggtagttcatccacccaaccaacgcgacgatgacccaacctagctttgattccagctactataacgcggttggtgacttcgcactggccattcgcctgcggatgcgcaacagatgtaaaagtttgcttaatattaagctccgcgcaccagctgcgaaaagggtcacccgcgaactacgtaccgttatcgctaacaatttcgtttggtataccaaatcgacagacgatgtcctcccatacaaaatttcgcaccctttttcctgagattgctgccagcggtctcgcttcgacccactttgtgaaatagtcgattgcaacaatcaagaatttgatgtttcctgcgtgcgcagaatgtgcgtaagatactgatgtgagtagcatgtttagaaaataaataataaaattacctcggccttttgggaatggtccgactatgtcgattgcccatttgcagaatggccacggtgaggagactggtatcattggatgcgcaggtgctctgctaataggtgcatgtatttggcatgattcacattgcctaactatgcgcgcagtatccgcgtacatggtgggccaataatatcctagccgcattatttttgacacaatggacctgtgccccgaatggagtgcgcatgcaccttcatgcacctcgcgtacaacttcctctgcctctttcgggccaatgcaccttaagtgcggtcccaaataattttttcgatataggacgtcaccctcaagggcatacagcggtgccttaacgcggactttctttgcatcagcggaatcaGCAGGAGacgtgccatcccgcagaaaagccacaatgggcgtcatccatgttgagcttgattcctcaactggtgccactaaaggcatcataacaatggatttcgcattgagttcttctattagaactttcttccccatatgatcaaaagccaaggcagccagtttgcttagcgcatccgctttcttattttgcccccgcatcacgtgggagatttgaaaagcttcaaactggtcagcgaggttgtgaacaagcgatagatattgctgcatggctatgtcatgcgcttcgaaatctccgctgacttgactgcatactagctttgaatccacataagcgtgcaaaattttaacatttaacttgtgcgcaatgcgcatacctgctaacagagcctcatactctgcttcgttgtttgtaacagcaaaattaaaccgcagtgcgtatgtatgctcttcgccgtccgggcctgttaaaattacacccgcacctgcatcagatgcgctgcacgcaccatcggtgtacaattcccatggtgacaaagttggtgcaggtggatcctgatgttctgctgatgcctcgacatccgcaggtaattctgctaggtaatcagcaagtatttgacccttaaccgcactgcgcgaagaaaaatttatttcatgttcacctaactcaactgcccacttagccattcggccagaaatctcaggcttgtataacacctgtttgattggttgatcagttagaaccacgattggatgtgcttgaaaatattggcgcaaacgccgcgccgtatggaccagcgcatatacaagcttttctattggtgagtagtttacttcgcttgatgccagcgtcttgcttacgaagtagaccggcatttgcgtctttctgcgatccgcgatgaggactgagctgacagcttccttcgatgccgcgaggtacagcgttagcgtttctcctgatactggcgcagtaagtgttggtaattctgcaagcacctttttcatctcctgaaaggctgattctgcttcctgagtccatacgaagtcttttttcttcaaacaatttttcaaagtattgaagaatggtaactgtcgttctgcggctttcgacagaaaccgcgtgatagccgcaagcttccccgttagactctgcacatctttctttgtcttcggagatggcaaattatcaatggcttcaatctttttgggattggccttgataccccgcgctgtcaccacatgacctaaaaacttgccttcctcttccccaaaactacatttaagcgggttaagcttcatgttgatcctgcgcagagatgcaaacgtttccaggatgtccgcgagcatgtcttcttcggtgttgcttttaattaccaagtcgtcgacgtacgcttcaagatttctaccgatttggtgcttgaatgctgcgtcaattacacgctgataggtcgcgccagcattctttaaaccgaaaggcatcttcgtgtaataATAAATACCCtgtggcgtatgaaaagcagtcttgtcctcatcttctgcagccattaagatttggtgataacccttgtatgcgtccagaaaacacttgtacctaaatcccgatagtgattctaccttccagtctatctccgggagagggcaattgtccttgggacatgccttattaatatctttgaaatcaacgcacattcgccagttaccgtcagccttttttaccaacacaggatttgcaacccacgtttgataacgcacttcccgtagaatgtttgctttgacaaggttgtccacctctgcgcacaaccaatcactgcggtctagggccatatgccgcttcttttgcttaacgggtgtcaatgatggattaacgtttaacttatgttccgcaatatcgcgcggaacccctgtcatgtctgactcgcgtcatgcgaaaatatctgcgttagctgacagtattccatgcaacttgcccttcgtttcggctgacaagcctgcgccgattttaattcgcttatccggatgcaagcggtttgctattactgcacagtttgcaagttgctctcctacgctaggagcgcttacagacgcgacagaaccacacagctcggttgcttgatgtgacacaactgtggcaacgcctcctactgtgggaaacttaatcaaaccatgcactaccgatgggataatgttaaaacgccgtatgaagtttctccctagcagtgcgttatatcgtgaagttgaacgaaccacataaaaatcgactaattcacgcctgatcatctgcgggttcctgtcatccgcaagctctatcattaattctattcggcctagcggccacgagttttctccagaaaaccccgatagcgtaatatcaggctggcgtaactgcgctttgacttctgccggaaggaaacgataacaatgctcatacataatatcgacaccgctgccagtgtcaacatgcatgcgcttaacctggattccgcaatcggggatgcgacacttgatgataatgggctcattaatagaatcaattgacattacaggagggaaagtgatcgggagaagctcccaatcctggtaatcgttgtactttctccgctggctgattttctctgcgtcaaccatgttaatggttaagtcggcatttttcgctttgtcaactttctgccacgcgaaagtcttagacttcgaagcctcttctgcggcctttcccttgtcctttttaggtggttttagatgatccaatttgcccgcgcgaagcgcttccagaacccgttccatcaagtttttacaccgattggtgtcgtgaccataatcgtcatgaaattcacaatactttgttttgtcccgcttgccaaattctgtaagcggagttggaaccgcgaaggtcgcgcatactggctccattgccaaaatttccttgggcgttttggacagacttttgagtagcgcatagttctgattattgatgccgcgctgattattgtttcgataattgccacttgatttcccttcatcattcctgatgggaccaccgctaggataccttccacgagagttgttaccacgattttgatagcgcaaacgatcatcatcgtcctttctctcgttgcgtgagctagctgttggaatgtcattatcttcgccactccgcatatagtcgtggcattcattaagcgcctcagcataagttgttgggactgtatggcgcagacgccttaccagtgttggatgacgttctgagtttataccatgtatgagtccggaaatctgttgctctggtttgagatctggtatacgcaggcactcattagtataccttgtgagaaattcgcccaaagattccttgggcttctgcacgatatcatggcattcaatgtgagtgcgcttgcgtggtctctgattctgatattgcagtaaaaactttgtccgcagatccataaacccggcaatactacccgccggcaacttattaaaccactcacgagcaataccctgtagtgtcataggaaatatccgacacgcaaccggatctacccagccttgagtgcgcattgcgccttcgaaacgctgtaaaaaatcatctggatcggtcaggccattgtaagtacccaacgtgctaggtatctttggtgctgatggaaacgggtatgcggatatatgcggaggaaacttgtcaaaggtagtcggtagctcgaagggtggtttaacaggatcccctttcaaatttACAAAGAAacacttcatcatgtcctgaacaaagtcaggttgtgaaaataagtgaaccatatcaggaggtgcggcctgcatgaattgacttgcaagatttgcctacccttgaacattttgccaaggttgaccctgcatctgcggatataaccaaggctgctgcgttggaaaagagggataacttgaagacgcagagtacacaggtggctgtaaaggaagcgaaacctgtggcgcagatatctgcaaaacttgaggatacacacttaaaagcccaactgtatgcgctgtgctttgctgctgcgctgttatcggcgtccaatgagagttcgcatctgggatgaccccaaatccccaactattaagtaacgcctgcgcatccgcaggagttaaaaattgcgaaactgggcgcggtggttgccaaggttgcaacggtgtaaatgacgaattctgctgaatgctctgcgtatgcagaggtattgaaacagtggtactgtaaataggtacctggccgcagcaaaccacatgcggccccgttgttccaccgccagtgcctgcaaagatgacccttggatccactgacgaaaagtccagccgcgtggttgtgactggtgagtttgctcttggcggtgtgaccccgtctgaatatatcggcttgtacctctgaaagggttcgccggatataggtggagggtatatcgtgtatcccgcctgagtagcggcccccgtagtcataaccggtgtatgttgactaccagatggtgcgttctgaacatctgtttgggtatgttccgatgattcctcggaagtcatgatactgttaaagaaaaaattcaaaaattttgtaaataacgagtcatacaattcaaaaccttaaaagaaaaagcaattaaacagtcttgaattaattcgactctcaatgaaagcaccacttgatcatgcatattttgtagtgacccgaacttttccatgtttatatatattaattgagattgatatttacatgattaaatgtttccaacatgttaagcaatcaaacttgttaagacttgattaattgaaatatgtttcatatagacaattgaccacccaagttgaccggtgattcacgaacgttaaaacttgtaaaaactatatgatgacatatatatggatatatatatatagttaacatgatactatgataagtaaacatatcattaagtatattaacaatgaactacatatgtaaaaacaagactactaacttaatgatttttaaacgagacatatatgtaacgattatcattgtaaagacatttaatgtatatatatcatattaagagatattcatacatgataatatcatgataatataataatttaaaatctcatttgatattataaacattgggttaacaacatttaacaagatcgttaacctaaaggtttcaaaacaacacttacatgtaacgactaacgatgacttaacgactcagttaaaatgtatatacatgtagtgttttaatatgtatttatacactttttaaagacttcaatacacttatcaaaatacttctacttaacaaaaatgcttacaattacatcctcgttcagtttcatcaacaattctactcgtatgcacccgtattcgtactcgtataatacacagcttttagatgtatgtactattggtatatacactccaatgatcagctcttagcagcccatgtgagtcacataacacatgtgggaaccatcatttggcaactagcatgaaatatctcataaaattacaaaaatatgagtaatcattcatgacttaattacatgaaaacaaaattacatatcctttatatctaatccatacaccaacgaccaaaaacacctacaaacactttcattcttc
This genomic interval carries:
- the LOC139900035 gene encoding uncharacterized protein is translated as MRMKKVLTAEEIAGISFRKQDVNVQLEQEKASENVEQSPAASGNKRKAAETSAAQQKKKKMTPKQREDMRNDNFIPIEPRSAELLPPITEHVEETQPSTPRVNPDLQATATSKDKTIHVDSDSTPTPPQGSFRVANLSQLTQSSAKNAAEQSAFL